In Pedobacter heparinus DSM 2366, the following are encoded in one genomic region:
- a CDS encoding DNA polymerase III subunit gamma/tau: MENFIVSARKYRPATFETVVGQQHITGTLKNAIKNNQLAQAFLFCGPRGVGKTTCARILAKTINCTSLTAEQEACGTCESCVSFQTGHSFNFHELDAASNNSVDDIRSLIEQVRIPPQAGKYKIYIIDEVHMLSANAFNAFLKTLEEPPSYAIFILATTEKHKILPTILSRCQIFDFNRIQVEDISGHLNKIAQRENIAVEADGLHIIAQKADGGLRDALSMFDQIVSYTNKNLTYKSVIDNLNILDYDYYFKLTQHLTATDVSHTLILFDEILNNGFDGNNFINGLASHLRNLLVAKDPQTTKLLEVSENIKQKYISQSQQTPVSFILTALNLANQCDLNYKNSKNQRLQVEMALIKMCHIPSVLQLASQPLTNTATDPDQIKKKTSISTEQSSFTAPATSVAESPVPVNLPPVIPAEVNPTVNIPKKTPPPSSKIVLNPISLAQQSKVAMLVPSLNGIQNNAEGADGDEPKYITGSDKEIFTQDQLLLYWNQYTSMVKEANRINVYTLMSTSVPILEKPDEILVQVEHKLQEDLLQEEMIDLLNFLRPRLKNFSIYIKTKQVVKEVVNRLYTSTEKYQYLVEKNPKLEEMRRRFNLDVNP; the protein is encoded by the coding sequence ATGGAGAATTTTATAGTATCAGCCCGTAAGTACCGTCCGGCAACGTTTGAAACCGTTGTTGGCCAGCAGCACATTACCGGCACTTTAAAAAACGCCATTAAAAACAACCAGCTGGCACAGGCTTTTTTATTTTGCGGACCCAGGGGAGTAGGTAAAACAACCTGCGCACGTATCCTTGCCAAAACCATCAACTGTACCAGCTTAACCGCCGAACAGGAAGCCTGCGGCACCTGTGAGTCCTGCGTTTCCTTTCAAACCGGCCATTCCTTTAACTTTCACGAGCTTGATGCGGCTTCTAATAACTCGGTCGACGACATCAGGAGCCTGATCGAACAGGTCCGAATCCCGCCGCAGGCAGGAAAATATAAAATCTATATCATAGATGAGGTGCACATGCTTTCGGCAAATGCCTTCAATGCCTTCCTGAAAACACTGGAAGAACCACCTTCCTATGCCATATTTATATTGGCTACCACCGAAAAGCACAAAATACTGCCCACCATATTGTCGCGCTGCCAGATCTTTGATTTCAACCGCATCCAGGTAGAGGACATATCAGGCCATTTAAATAAAATTGCACAGCGCGAAAACATAGCCGTAGAGGCTGATGGGCTCCACATTATTGCCCAAAAGGCAGATGGTGGCTTAAGGGATGCACTTTCCATGTTCGACCAGATTGTAAGTTACACCAATAAGAACTTAACTTATAAATCGGTAATCGACAACCTCAACATCCTCGACTACGACTACTATTTTAAGCTTACCCAACACCTTACGGCTACAGATGTAAGCCATACACTCATCCTCTTTGATGAAATCCTGAACAATGGTTTTGATGGCAATAACTTCATCAACGGATTGGCCAGCCACCTCAGAAACCTGCTTGTTGCCAAAGACCCGCAAACCACCAAACTGCTGGAAGTAAGCGAGAACATCAAACAAAAATACATTAGCCAAAGCCAGCAAACGCCGGTTTCATTTATTCTGACGGCCTTAAACCTGGCTAACCAGTGCGATCTGAACTACAAAAACAGTAAAAACCAGCGGCTCCAGGTAGAGATGGCCCTGATCAAGATGTGCCACATCCCATCGGTACTCCAATTAGCCAGCCAACCCTTAACCAATACCGCGACTGACCCAGATCAGATTAAAAAAAAAACTAGTATAAGTACTGAACAATCCTCATTTACAGCTCCGGCCACTTCGGTAGCCGAAAGTCCAGTCCCTGTAAATCTACCCCCTGTTATACCCGCTGAAGTTAACCCGACAGTCAATATACCTAAAAAAACGCCCCCACCATCTTCCAAAATTGTATTAAACCCAATATCCCTGGCACAGCAAAGTAAGGTTGCCATGCTTGTACCTTCATTAAACGGCATCCAGAACAACGCAGAAGGAGCAGATGGCGATGAACCTAAATACATCACCGGAAGTGATAAAGAAATTTTCACACAGGACCAGTTGCTGCTTTACTGGAACCAATACACCAGTATGGTGAAAGAAGCCAACAGGATCAATGTATATACCCTGATGAGTACCTCAGTTCCCATCCTCGAAAAACCGGATGAAATCCTGGTACAGGTAGAACACAAACTACAGGAAGACCTGCTTCAGGAAGAAATGATAGACCTGCTCAATTTTTTGAGGCCAAGGCTTAAAAACTTCAGCATCTATATCAAAACCAAACAAGTGGTAAAAGAAGTGGTAAACCGTCTATATACCAGCACCGAAAAATACCAGTACCTGGTAGAAAAAAATCCAAAGCTGGAAGAAATGCGCAGAAGGTTCAACCTCGATGTAAACCCTTAA
- a CDS encoding TonB-dependent receptor has product MFKIIALLLLWLAATSAFAQNKASVKGRLVDSVTHAPLEYATVAVVHAKDTSLIAYTLTDNKGTFTLNNLPLNTATKIIISYVGYHTFRQHLDYGNGPVKNFGELLLSGKNLTEVVIHGERSPVVIKKDTIEFNAEAFKTRPNAVVEELLRKLPGVQVNVDGSIEVNGKSINKLLIDGKQFFGSDTRVATKNLDADLIDKIQVYDDRENDPDHKLSDTEVGKIINLKLKSKIKKSTLGKIYAGGGSRDRYEAAGILSNFRDTLQVSLIGMANNLSKTGFSRNELYSMGGFGRSGGDPVYDGTFGGQSWGGMEKVASTGVNINNDYGQKLKMNLLYFYTNTNRINNQKGFNERTLTDTLLSSSSLYNSDRTENKHAIGGLIEWKPDTLLRFRYEPKLNLSSNKNLNTSFGNSFNNFTPKLNETNAKQTENTSQNSFSHAFSFHKRLKRKDESFSINHNLSLNQNTSDNFSYNELISFTSSIRSEILDRFADHHTKTSSGNISLNYNLPLTKKITAEFSADSRYARNTDILQTFDKNKLNDTYDLSLPNQSNELNRTTFTQSLRPQLNYQLNKKYSLRAGVNAEYQNVSNKFNSTVTDINKEYYNFFPVFNFRGPGFSIGYNQRLDLPAISQMQPIVREYSQLYRFSGNPDLKAGRVHQFSGNLYKYYYASQFNYNAYSSVTLSENNIVQKATVDGNGATSSTYVNRNGGLRAYLSGNAGKQFKKSRHWQIGLNANIYLNMRKSAFFLNADEGVQYNYDFNVGQGINFNYNELLSINTSYNFRNSSTEYKEVNYRNISSNTHTLGADLSLRWPKRVIIDGKYNFNYNPQVAQGFSKSANILNLSLTLQMLKKDRGQLKLSVYDLLDQNIPVYRYAYNNVVSTSENEILRRYFLLTYQYKLNIFKSK; this is encoded by the coding sequence ATGTTTAAAATTATCGCTCTCCTGCTGTTATGGCTTGCAGCTACATCAGCTTTTGCACAAAACAAAGCCTCTGTTAAGGGCCGGCTTGTCGACTCTGTTACCCATGCCCCACTGGAATATGCAACAGTTGCCGTTGTGCATGCCAAAGATACCAGCCTGATTGCTTATACGCTGACCGACAATAAGGGAACTTTTACCCTCAACAACTTACCCCTCAATACCGCCACTAAAATCATCATCTCTTATGTGGGTTACCATACCTTCCGGCAGCATCTTGATTATGGAAACGGACCTGTTAAAAATTTCGGCGAGCTGCTGCTTAGTGGAAAAAACCTGACAGAAGTTGTGATCCATGGCGAAAGATCGCCGGTGGTAATTAAAAAAGATACCATTGAATTCAATGCTGAAGCTTTTAAGACCAGGCCCAATGCCGTGGTCGAGGAACTGCTCAGAAAACTGCCCGGCGTGCAGGTCAACGTAGACGGCTCCATCGAAGTGAACGGCAAGTCCATCAACAAACTCCTCATCGATGGCAAACAGTTTTTTGGCAGCGATACAAGGGTGGCTACAAAAAACCTTGATGCCGATCTGATCGATAAGATCCAGGTATATGACGATAGGGAGAACGATCCCGACCATAAGCTCAGCGACACGGAAGTCGGAAAGATCATCAACCTGAAACTTAAAAGTAAAATCAAGAAGAGCACGCTCGGAAAAATATATGCAGGCGGGGGCAGCCGCGACAGGTATGAGGCCGCAGGAATCCTGAGCAATTTCAGGGATACCCTGCAGGTCAGCTTAATAGGCATGGCCAACAACCTCTCTAAAACAGGCTTTTCCAGAAATGAACTGTACAGTATGGGCGGCTTTGGCAGGTCGGGCGGCGATCCGGTCTACGACGGCACATTTGGTGGCCAAAGCTGGGGCGGCATGGAAAAAGTAGCCTCCACAGGTGTCAACATCAATAACGATTACGGGCAAAAATTAAAAATGAACCTGCTCTATTTTTATACCAATACCAACAGGATCAACAACCAGAAAGGTTTTAACGAACGGACACTGACAGATACCCTGCTCTCCTCTTCATCTCTGTACAATTCAGACCGTACAGAAAACAAACATGCCATTGGCGGTCTCATCGAATGGAAGCCCGATACTTTGCTCAGGTTCAGGTATGAGCCTAAACTGAACCTTTCCTCCAATAAAAACCTAAATACCAGCTTCGGCAACAGCTTTAACAATTTTACGCCAAAACTAAACGAAACCAATGCCAAACAAACTGAAAACACTAGCCAAAACAGCTTCTCCCATGCTTTTTCCTTTCACAAAAGGCTCAAACGAAAAGACGAATCTTTCAGCATTAATCATAATTTAAGCCTCAACCAGAACACGTCCGACAATTTTTCCTATAATGAACTGATTTCTTTTACCAGCAGCATCAGATCAGAGATCCTGGACCGTTTTGCGGATCACCATACCAAAACCAGTTCAGGAAATATATCCTTAAATTATAACCTGCCCCTGACCAAAAAAATTACAGCAGAATTCAGTGCCGACAGCAGGTATGCCCGCAATACCGATATCCTGCAGACCTTTGATAAAAATAAGCTGAACGATACATACGACCTCTCCCTGCCCAACCAAAGTAATGAATTGAACAGGACTACATTTACCCAGTCGCTACGTCCCCAGTTAAATTATCAGCTCAATAAAAAATACAGCCTCCGCGCAGGTGTAAATGCTGAATATCAAAATGTAAGCAATAAGTTCAACAGCACCGTAACCGATATCAATAAGGAGTATTACAATTTTTTTCCTGTATTTAATTTCAGGGGGCCGGGCTTTTCCATCGGCTATAACCAGCGGCTGGACCTGCCTGCGATCAGTCAAATGCAACCCATAGTAAGAGAATATAGCCAGCTGTACAGGTTTTCCGGTAATCCCGACCTGAAAGCAGGCCGTGTACATCAGTTTTCCGGCAACCTCTATAAATACTATTATGCCAGTCAATTCAACTACAATGCTTATTCTTCTGTAACCTTATCCGAAAATAACATCGTACAAAAAGCTACAGTAGATGGCAATGGGGCAACCAGCTCAACCTATGTCAATAGAAACGGGGGTTTAAGGGCCTATCTTAGCGGAAATGCAGGTAAGCAGTTTAAAAAATCACGGCACTGGCAGATCGGCCTCAATGCCAACATTTACCTGAACATGCGTAAAAGCGCATTTTTTCTGAATGCCGACGAGGGTGTTCAGTACAATTATGACTTTAATGTCGGACAGGGCATTAATTTTAACTACAATGAACTTTTAAGCATCAATACCAGTTATAATTTTAGAAACTCGAGCACTGAATATAAAGAGGTAAATTACAGGAACATCAGCTCCAATACCCATACTTTAGGTGCCGATTTAAGCCTAAGATGGCCAAAAAGAGTAATCATTGATGGAAAATACAATTTCAATTACAACCCACAGGTGGCACAGGGCTTTTCAAAAAGTGCCAATATCCTCAATCTGTCCCTTACCCTTCAAATGCTGAAAAAAGACCGCGGACAGTTGAAACTATCTGTTTATGATCTGCTCGATCAGAACATTCCTGTATACCGCTATGCCTACAATAATGTGGTCAGTACATCTGAAAATGAAATCTTAAGAAGGTATTTCCTGCTTACTTACCAGTACAAACTGAATATATTTAAGAGTAAATAG
- a CDS encoding ThuA domain-containing protein produces MFKNFHTLVIATLLVLFFVGPAAAKKKKVLVFSKTAGYHHASIKVGVPAIQKLGLENKFEVDSTIDAGKFTAKNLKQYAAVIFLNTTGDVLNNEQQAAFEQYIKNGGGYVGVHAATDTEYEWPWYGKLAGAYFINHPAQQEAVLNVVNRNTIATRHLPQVWKRKDEWYNFKDLNPEVKVLITIDENSYKGGKNSPVHPMAWYHDFEGGRSFYTELGHVDESYTDPLFLQHLLGGIQYAMGVKKME; encoded by the coding sequence ATGTTTAAAAACTTTCATACCCTTGTTATTGCCACCTTATTGGTATTATTTTTTGTCGGTCCTGCTGCTGCAAAGAAAAAAAAGGTCCTTGTATTTTCTAAAACAGCGGGCTATCATCATGCCTCCATAAAGGTTGGCGTACCTGCTATCCAGAAATTGGGCCTGGAAAATAAATTTGAAGTGGATAGCACTATTGATGCGGGCAAGTTTACCGCAAAAAACCTGAAGCAATATGCTGCAGTTATCTTTTTGAACACAACCGGCGATGTATTGAACAATGAACAGCAAGCCGCATTTGAACAATACATTAAAAACGGTGGTGGTTACGTTGGGGTTCATGCCGCTACAGATACTGAATATGAATGGCCATGGTACGGTAAACTGGCCGGTGCTTATTTTATCAACCACCCCGCCCAGCAGGAAGCCGTATTAAATGTGGTAAACAGAAATACCATCGCCACCAGACATTTGCCCCAAGTGTGGAAACGAAAAGATGAATGGTACAATTTCAAAGACCTGAACCCAGAGGTTAAAGTACTCATTACCATAGACGAAAACAGCTATAAAGGTGGTAAAAATTCGCCTGTTCACCCCATGGCCTGGTACCATGATTTCGAAGGTGGCCGTTCTTTCTATACTGAACTGGGCCATGTGGATGAATCTTATACCGACCCGCTTTTTTTACAGCATCTGCTGGGTGGCATCCAATATGCCATGGGTGTAAAAAAGATGGAGTAA
- a CDS encoding NADP-dependent isocitrate dehydrogenase produces MSDTSKIIYTKTDEAPMLATYSLLPIVQAFTASAGIDVETRDISLAGRILANFPEFLKEDQKVGDALTELGQLATTPEANIIKLPNISASIPQLTDAIAELQSQGFAIPNYPDNAQTEEEKAIKTKYAKVLGSAVNPVLREGNSDRRAPKAVKNYAKANPHSMGAWSADSKTRVASMSEGDFYGSEKSVTVAEATQFKIEFVGADGTVTELKGLSPLKAGEVIDSSALSLSALKSFVAKTIEEAKAAGVLLSAHLKATMMKVSDPIIFGAIVEVYFAAVFAKYAELFASLNIDTRNGLGDVYAKIAGNAREAEVKVDIEAAIANGPALAMVNSDKGITNLHVPSDVIVDASMPAMIRTSGQMWNKDNKQQDTIAIIPDRCYAGVYTATIDDCKAHGAFDVTTMGSVPNVGLMAQKAEEYGSHDKTFQAAANGTIRVTDADGKVFFDQKVEKGDIFRMCQTKDAPIQDWVKLAVNRARLSATPAVFWLDGNRAHDREIIAKVKKYLADHDTSGLDIRILSPVEATKFTLERIRKGEDTISVTGNVLRDYLTDLFPILELGTSAKMLSIVPLMNGGGLFETGAGGSAPKHIEQFIHEGYLRWDSLGEFLALAVSLEHLGQTQHNAKALVLAETLDAATEKFLANDKSPARKVGQIDNRGSHFYLALYWAQNLAAQTKDADLQARFTELAKVLTENEAKISAELIAAQGKPQNIGGYYHPDDQLAAAAMRPSETLNTALAGL; encoded by the coding sequence ATGTCAGACACATCAAAAATTATCTATACCAAAACAGATGAAGCGCCAATGTTGGCAACCTATTCACTTTTACCGATTGTACAGGCTTTTACCGCCTCTGCAGGCATTGATGTAGAAACCAGGGACATTTCTCTGGCCGGAAGAATTTTGGCGAACTTTCCTGAGTTTTTAAAGGAAGACCAAAAAGTTGGAGATGCATTGACTGAACTGGGGCAGCTGGCCACCACACCGGAGGCCAATATCATTAAACTGCCAAACATTTCAGCTTCTATTCCACAGCTTACGGATGCAATTGCCGAATTACAGTCACAGGGATTTGCCATTCCAAACTATCCGGATAATGCACAAACTGAAGAAGAGAAAGCGATAAAGACAAAGTATGCAAAAGTATTAGGTTCCGCGGTTAACCCTGTTTTGCGTGAGGGTAACTCTGACCGCAGGGCACCTAAAGCAGTTAAAAATTATGCAAAGGCCAATCCACATTCGATGGGTGCCTGGTCTGCCGATTCTAAAACAAGGGTAGCCAGCATGAGTGAAGGTGATTTTTACGGATCTGAGAAATCGGTTACTGTAGCAGAGGCTACGCAGTTTAAGATCGAATTTGTTGGTGCCGATGGCACTGTAACGGAATTAAAAGGGCTGTCGCCTTTAAAAGCAGGAGAAGTGATCGACAGTTCTGCACTGAGCTTATCGGCCTTAAAATCATTTGTAGCCAAAACCATAGAAGAGGCCAAAGCAGCCGGGGTTTTACTTTCAGCACATTTAAAAGCAACGATGATGAAGGTTTCTGACCCGATCATTTTTGGTGCGATAGTAGAAGTTTATTTTGCAGCAGTTTTTGCCAAATATGCCGAGCTGTTTGCCAGTCTGAACATAGATACCCGTAACGGATTGGGTGATGTGTATGCTAAAATTGCAGGAAATGCAAGGGAAGCAGAAGTAAAAGTAGACATTGAGGCGGCTATTGCAAACGGGCCTGCACTGGCGATGGTAAATTCTGATAAAGGCATTACCAACCTGCATGTACCTTCTGATGTGATTGTTGATGCTTCTATGCCGGCAATGATCCGCACATCTGGTCAGATGTGGAACAAGGACAACAAACAGCAGGATACGATTGCGATTATTCCTGACCGTTGTTATGCCGGTGTGTATACGGCTACCATAGACGACTGTAAGGCACATGGTGCTTTTGACGTAACCACCATGGGTTCTGTTCCGAATGTTGGTCTGATGGCACAGAAAGCAGAAGAATACGGTTCTCACGATAAAACTTTTCAGGCGGCTGCCAATGGCACTATTCGTGTAACGGATGCCGATGGTAAAGTTTTCTTTGACCAGAAAGTTGAAAAAGGCGATATTTTCCGCATGTGCCAGACCAAGGATGCACCGATCCAGGACTGGGTTAAACTGGCCGTAAACAGGGCCCGTTTATCGGCTACGCCGGCTGTTTTCTGGTTGGACGGGAACAGGGCGCACGACAGGGAGATTATTGCGAAAGTGAAAAAATACCTGGCAGATCACGATACTTCAGGTTTGGATATCCGTATTTTATCGCCTGTTGAGGCTACTAAATTTACTTTGGAAAGGATCCGTAAAGGAGAAGATACCATTTCGGTAACTGGTAACGTATTGCGTGATTATCTGACCGATCTTTTCCCGATCCTGGAATTGGGTACTTCGGCAAAAATGTTGTCTATTGTTCCTTTGATGAATGGCGGTGGTTTGTTTGAAACCGGAGCTGGAGGTTCGGCACCAAAACATATTGAGCAGTTTATCCATGAAGGATATTTGCGCTGGGATTCATTGGGTGAGTTCCTGGCACTGGCGGTATCATTGGAACACCTGGGCCAAACGCAGCACAATGCGAAAGCATTGGTGCTGGCCGAAACTTTAGATGCTGCAACAGAGAAATTCCTGGCCAATGATAAATCGCCCGCACGTAAAGTAGGGCAGATTGACAACAGGGGCTCACATTTTTATCTGGCTTTGTATTGGGCACAAAACCTTGCTGCACAGACCAAAGATGCCGATTTGCAGGCCAGGTTTACTGAACTGGCTAAGGTGCTGACTGAAAACGAAGCGAAAATTTCGGCTGAACTGATTGCTGCACAAGGCAAACCGCAGAACATTGGGGGTTACTATCACCCGGATGACCAGCTGGCCGCTGCTGCAATGCGCCCTAGTGAAACCTTAAATACTGCTTTGGCGGGATTGTAG
- a CDS encoding HPP family protein, whose amino-acid sequence MPGRIIKKQYRKARYILYRETLIDAKEHVLTFLGSFVGIGLIGLLNSQYLVASDNLFLIGSFGASSVLVYGLINSPLAQPRNLIGGHVICAIIGVTVFKLFSAELWFACALAVSLSIVAMQITKTLHPPGGATALIAVTGGEKIRALGYMYVLSPVLSGVLILFLVALIFNNLRHRKYPSKPILKRRKAPRFAR is encoded by the coding sequence ATGCCCGGAAGAATCATTAAAAAACAATACCGCAAAGCCAGATACATATTATATCGCGAAACTTTAATCGATGCTAAAGAGCATGTGCTTACTTTTCTCGGTTCTTTTGTTGGGATCGGCCTGATTGGTTTACTGAACAGTCAATACCTGGTGGCCAGCGATAATTTATTCCTGATCGGGTCATTTGGAGCCTCCTCTGTATTGGTATATGGCCTGATCAACAGTCCCCTTGCCCAGCCCCGCAACCTTATTGGAGGGCATGTGATCTGTGCTATTATTGGTGTTACTGTTTTTAAGCTCTTTTCGGCCGAACTCTGGTTTGCCTGCGCACTGGCGGTTTCTTTATCTATTGTAGCCATGCAGATCACCAAAACCCTGCACCCTCCGGGCGGGGCTACTGCGCTCATCGCAGTAACCGGTGGAGAAAAGATCAGGGCACTGGGTTATATGTATGTATTGTCGCCCGTATTGTCGGGTGTACTGATCCTGTTCCTGGTGGCACTGATATTCAATAACCTGAGACACCGTAAATACCCTTCAAAACCAATTTTGAAAAGACGGAAAGCCCCCAGGTTTGCCCGATAG
- a CDS encoding TonB-dependent receptor → MKTFFTGCLTALCFSGIAQVKSDSTKKLNEVVIRPYFSAQPLIRSTGAIGVLDQTTLDKQPAGSFVSAINTISGVRMEERSPGSYRLSIRGSLLRSPFGIRNVKIYFDDFPLTDAGGNSYLNALDVSAASGIQVLKGPHSSIFGANSGGVILIQPRGSQPDSTALSLNLEGGSYGAFREGLSLNQQFNKYSLNITQAYQRSDGYRDHSAMDRKYFQTLHKWDYTKNAALKALLFYSDLHYNTPGGLTPAEYLQNPKLSRPAAGPSKSAIEQQAGIYSKTLYGGLSHNWQLSDRFKHIVSIFSSYTDFKNPFISNYEKRKEFTLGLRTFLEYEKKLTQANWKFDLGIESMETRSDISNYDNNKGLTAALKASDKLKAASSFAFAHLSIDVRQKWLFELSASANLYQYAYQSIAPVAIAERKNSFDTQFMPRAALSYLIGTQFSVRTSISKGYSAPSLAEIRASNNVINVDLQPEYGWNYEAGLRYQALNNRLLIDVTAFYYNLKNAIVRRLDQNDAGYFINAGGTKQPGLESTVSFWPIPTRTSGAVRGLQLRNTYTLSRFKFDNYIDKTNNFSGNALTGVPKTMLVSSADIQLPNQVYIFLQHSFTSQIPLNDANTAYAKKYHILQAKISWKNLRIGRTPAELFTGADNILNQRYSLGNDLNAFNDRYYNAAAKRTFYAGLLLRLNHL, encoded by the coding sequence ATGAAAACATTTTTTACCGGCTGTTTAACTGCACTTTGTTTTTCAGGGATAGCCCAGGTCAAATCCGACAGCACAAAAAAACTTAATGAGGTTGTGATCCGCCCCTACTTCTCTGCCCAGCCACTGATCCGGTCAACAGGAGCCATTGGGGTACTGGATCAGACCACACTGGACAAACAGCCTGCCGGATCCTTCGTCTCTGCCATCAATACCATTTCCGGTGTACGGATGGAAGAACGCTCTCCGGGCAGTTACCGTCTGTCTATCCGCGGCAGCTTATTGCGCTCTCCTTTTGGGATAAGAAATGTAAAAATCTATTTTGACGATTTTCCTTTAACAGATGCGGGTGGCAACAGCTACTTAAATGCGCTGGATGTATCGGCAGCCTCCGGAATACAGGTATTAAAAGGTCCGCACAGCAGTATATTTGGCGCCAATTCGGGCGGTGTAATCCTGATCCAGCCGCGGGGCAGTCAGCCCGACAGCACTGCGCTGTCTTTAAACCTGGAAGGCGGCTCTTATGGTGCCTTCAGGGAAGGCCTGTCCCTAAACCAGCAGTTCAACAAATACAGCCTGAACATTACCCAGGCCTATCAGCGCAGCGATGGCTACCGCGACCATAGTGCTATGGACCGCAAGTATTTTCAAACCCTGCACAAATGGGACTATACTAAAAATGCCGCACTGAAGGCTTTGTTATTTTATTCCGACTTACATTACAATACTCCCGGTGGCCTTACCCCAGCCGAATATCTGCAAAACCCTAAACTCTCCAGGCCCGCTGCCGGCCCTTCAAAAAGTGCAATAGAACAGCAGGCGGGCATTTACAGCAAAACCCTTTATGGGGGGCTTTCCCATAACTGGCAGCTCAGCGATCGGTTTAAACATATAGTCTCCATATTTTCTTCTTATACCGATTTTAAAAATCCCTTCATCAGCAATTACGAAAAACGCAAAGAGTTTACCCTGGGCTTACGCACCTTCCTGGAATATGAAAAGAAGCTAACTCAAGCAAACTGGAAATTTGACCTGGGCATAGAAAGTATGGAAACCCGTTCAGACATTAGCAATTACGACAATAACAAGGGGCTGACTGCCGCACTGAAAGCCTCAGATAAATTAAAGGCTGCTTCCAGTTTTGCTTTCGCACACTTAAGTATCGATGTACGGCAGAAATGGCTGTTCGAACTTTCGGCAAGCGCCAATTTATACCAATATGCCTATCAGAGCATTGCCCCTGTGGCCATTGCCGAACGAAAAAACAGCTTTGATACCCAGTTTATGCCAAGGGCAGCACTATCTTATCTGATCGGCACACAGTTTTCAGTCAGAACTTCCATAAGCAAAGGTTATTCAGCCCCTAGTCTGGCCGAAATAAGAGCCTCCAACAATGTGATCAATGTAGATCTGCAGCCAGAATATGGCTGGAATTACGAAGCTGGACTAAGGTACCAGGCCCTGAACAACAGGCTGCTCATAGATGTTACTGCTTTCTATTACAACCTGAAAAATGCAATAGTAAGACGTCTGGACCAAAATGATGCAGGATATTTTATCAATGCCGGCGGTACAAAACAACCTGGCCTGGAAAGCACAGTTTCATTCTGGCCGATACCTACCCGTACCTCAGGCGCTGTAAGAGGTTTGCAACTCCGCAATACCTATACCCTTAGTCGCTTTAAATTTGACAACTACATCGACAAAACCAATAACTTTTCGGGCAATGCCCTTACCGGAGTACCTAAAACCATGTTGGTTAGCAGCGCCGACATACAATTGCCCAATCAGGTTTACATCTTTCTGCAGCATAGCTTTACTTCGCAGATCCCGCTAAATGATGCCAATACGGCCTATGCAAAAAAATACCACATCCTGCAGGCCAAAATCAGCTGGAAAAATTTACGTATCGGCCGTACTCCTGCAGAACTCTTTACCGGTGCAGACAATATACTCAACCAAAGATACAGCCTGGGCAATGACCTGAATGCCTTTAACGACCGCTATTACAATGCAGCCGCCAAACGTACTTTTTATGCCGGCCTGCTGCTCCGGCTTAACCACTTATAA